The following is a genomic window from Elusimicrobiota bacterium.
CGGCTTCCCCCATCAGGAACCGGCCGGCCATTTCTTTGAGGCTTAATCCGGAACGTTCCCTTAAAATGTAGATGGCGAATTTTCTGGCCAAGCGATTGTTCTGGCGGCCGCCGGCTAATTCATCGGGATTGAGATCAAAGACCTTGGCGATCGCTGATTCGGCGACGTCGGGTTCCAGGCGGTCCTTAAAAATATTCCGGTGCGCGATTTCCTTGTCGCCCAGGCTGTTTTGAATTTTGCGTTTGATGGTTTGGGCGAATTCTTTGGAGCCCAGGAGGGTCTGACCCATCGCCTTTTTCGTCGGGTCGTCATGTTCCGCAATGGCCATGAGAAAATTTTTGTAAGCGAGGATGGGCCCTTCCTTCGTCTTGGCGAAGGAAGAAAGAACGTCGGCGGTGTTGAGCCAGGCCGGCGGTTTCCTTAAAGCCAAATAATCCCGGCAACTGCTCCAGGGATGGACCCAGGGATCAAAAGCAAGATTGGCGGCCACAGGCTGCAGGTGGATATAACGGCTTAATCCGGCCAAATAAGATTCTTTTTCGAGAATCAAGGCCTTAAACCGGCCCTGGAAAAGGTGGCCCACCCGGCCGTGCCGCCGATTGAAGTATTCTGCGTATCGCCCGTTGATCAGGCGCATGCCCATGGATAGATTGGCCCCCGGCGTTTCAACGAGAAGATGGTATTGATTGTTCAGCAAAGCGTAAGCATGAAACTTAAAGCCGTATCGGACGAAGGTTTCGTTTAGCAGGGAAATGAAAGATTCGCGATCCTGATCATGAAGAAAAACGGGTTTTTTGTCGTTGCCTCTGGAAAAGACATAGTAGAGGGCGTTTTCTAAATTGATTCGCAGTTGCCTGGCCATCGGATCATGTTAACAATTTAAAGGGTCATGTCCAGATATTTGACAAAACAATTGAAAATCAGTCAAAAAACAGTCAAGTTTTTAGGTGTGTCCCCTGAAATTTGACGGGGATTAAATTTTTTGGAAGAGGTAGAACTCGCGTAACCGGAATGATTTAACCGCAAAACCCATGTCTTTGGCGCCTCGGATGAATTTTTTTCGGTCATGTGGCAGGTGCATGGGGTGATTTTCCGTACAGCCGAACGGCGTGTTGGCGATCAGATGCCCCCCCGGCTTTAAGCTGCGGTAGAGGTCGTTTAAAGCAGTCAAGGGATCGGCCACGTGCTCCAAGGTATCGAACGAGGTGATCAAGTCGAATTCTTTTTCCGGCAAAGGTTTGCCCGGCATCAGATAGAATTTGCCTTCAAGTCCCCTCTGGGCGAAGCGCCAGCGCACGAATTCCAGGAGATGGCTCGAAACATCGGCCATAGAGGCCTGTAGACCATGATGCGCGTACAAAAGGCCGCAGGAGCCGTCGCCGCTGCCGAAATCCAGGCAGGATTGAGCGCCTTTCTCAAGAGCGAATAAAAGGGCTTCGACCGCATGATGGCCGCCGAATTCATAGGGTTTGCTTCGTTCGTGGATCAGGTCGGCGATATAGGTCGTGTTTGTCCGGTAAAATTCCATGATTTGATCGGCGCTTTGCGGGGCGGCCTCTTTCCACTCATCGGCCATTTGAGTCGTCGCTTGTTGGCATAGCCGGAGGGCTTCCTCCTTGGAAATTTTGAGGTATTCGGACATTTCGTTTAAGGCGCTTTCGTAAATCGTCGGATAGCCGGGGAGTTTCAGGGCTTCTTCCCAGAGTTGATGCCATAGCCGCCGGCGCGATCCGGCCAAAACCGCGGCCATGCGCCTGGGCAAATGGCTGATGGCTAAACGGGTCCAGCGTTCCAATTTCCAGGGTTTCTGGAGCGCCGCTTTTTTCAGCCAAGGCCGGGCTTCATCGAACTCGTTGATATGAAAATAAAAGCGGCCGACACGGTAGGGGCTGGCTTTTGGGATTTGAATCTGTTCGGCAATCACTGGAATAGGATCATTATACTACCGGAGCCCCGCCCGGAATCCGGGGTTAGGAGCGGCCGCTGGTTTGCCCGGAGCAGTGCTGATAGCTTTTAATCAAATACCAGCCGGCTAAGATATTGACAGGCGGCGATACGAATAAGCCGAGCCGGCCGAATAAGGTGATGTCTTGGCAGAAATAAAGGTAAATCCAATCGGTAATGATTTCGCTCCATCGCAAGCCCGCGACAACAACAAGCCAAAAGGGTTCTTTTCGCCAGCGCGCTAGAGCAATTCCTTGAAAAAGAGTGAAGGCGACCCATGTCGCTCCAGTGCGACGAAGAAGCCCCTGGGGATCGTCATAGGGGACCCCGTGCATGACGCGGGACCAGAATTCGGGAATAAACAGGGCGACGACGCTCAGGACAATGTCCAAGACAAGAAGAGCGCCCAGCAAGGTGTTGATGCGCTTCGATGCGTGGTTGCCTTCCATGGTTTTCCTGAAAAGCATTGTTCAAAATTATGTCGATCTTGGCTATAGGAGAAGCGATCCTTGGCGCGGGTTACGGCAGGCTGGGGTGTCTGTTAAAGCCTCGTTTTCTGCAAAATTTGGCGACCTGTTTCTTGGAGAGTTTTTCTTGCGTGTAATTCGTGTCGCAGCTTGGGTACATGAGATTCGTCGGATGGCCGGCATGCCTTAAGCTTACCGCATGCCCCATTTCATGGGCTAGAACCGCATTGGTGCATTTGTGATCCGTGTCTTCGCTCCCATCTTCGCGCCGGCCAAGATTAGCCAGATTAATCAGGATCAAATCAATCGGGTGTATCCTCTCGGCTTCTTCCTCCCGGTTTTCCCGTGAAGATTCTGAGATGGCCGTTTGACAGGCGGACTGCCATTCGGTGTGACTATAGTAAGCTCCATAATAATCAG
Proteins encoded in this region:
- a CDS encoding transposase — encoded protein: MARQLRINLENALYYVFSRGNDKKPVFLHDQDRESFISLLNETFVRYGFKFHAYALLNNQYHLLVETPGANLSMGMRLINGRYAEYFNRRHGRVGHLFQGRFKALILEKESYLAGLSRYIHLQPVAANLAFDPWVHPWSSCRDYLALRKPPAWLNTADVLSSFAKTKEGPILAYKNFLMAIAEHDDPTKKAMGQTLLGSKEFAQTIKRKIQNSLGDKEIAHRNIFKDRLEPDVAESAIAKVFDLNPDELAGGRQNNRLARKFAIYILRERSGLSLKEMAGRFLMGEAGISKLVTRLKSKIQNNEDTRRHFERIEAAIAETIQEKTPVSTAEGAPEQPPAGASNSLDRLN
- a CDS encoding class I SAM-dependent methyltransferase, which encodes MIAEQIQIPKASPYRVGRFYFHINEFDEARPWLKKAALQKPWKLERWTRLAISHLPRRMAAVLAGSRRRLWHQLWEEALKLPGYPTIYESALNEMSEYLKISKEEALRLCQQATTQMADEWKEAAPQSADQIMEFYRTNTTYIADLIHERSKPYEFGGHHAVEALLFALEKGAQSCLDFGSGDGSCGLLYAHHGLQASMADVSSHLLEFVRWRFAQRGLEGKFYLMPGKPLPEKEFDLITSFDTLEHVADPLTALNDLYRSLKPGGHLIANTPFGCTENHPMHLPHDRKKFIRGAKDMGFAVKSFRLREFYLFQKI